The Anaerotignum faecicola genome window below encodes:
- a CDS encoding ATP-binding cassette domain-containing protein: QIEDLAVENPGIPGKMDLDHVSMTVHKGEIVGVAGVEGNGQYEMVQAVMGLMESKGRVLLEGKDISKMDVHGRRRLIAYVPQDRKISGSSLEDSIETNVMMTHHYVSDRLVGKTRLLDKKKCRQLSNQIISQYQVSCQGPRMPIGALSGGNQQKVIVGREFELDSS, from the coding sequence TGCAGATTGAAGATCTGGCGGTTGAAAATCCGGGGATACCAGGGAAGATGGATTTAGACCACGTTTCCATGACGGTTCATAAGGGAGAGATTGTCGGTGTTGCAGGTGTGGAGGGGAATGGCCAGTATGAGATGGTTCAGGCGGTAATGGGACTGATGGAATCGAAAGGCAGAGTACTGCTGGAGGGGAAAGATATTTCGAAAATGGATGTCCATGGAAGAAGACGTCTCATAGCCTATGTACCCCAGGACCGGAAGATCAGCGGTAGTTCTCTGGAAGACAGTATTGAAACAAATGTTATGATGACACATCACTACGTCAGTGACCGGCTGGTAGGAAAAACACGCCTTCTGGACAAAAAGAAATGTCGCCAGCTGTCAAACCAGATTATCAGTCAATATCAGGTGAGCTGCCAGGGCCCCCGAATGCCGATTGGCGCATTATCGGGAGGAAACCAGCAGAAGGTAATTGTCGGACGGGAGTTTGAACTTGACAGTTC